CTCAGAGTCTGCTGACACCATCCTGTGGCCAGGGTGAGACGAGATGCAGAGCGCATCTGTCGGACCTGAGGTGTGCCGCTACCTCGGTCTATGCGATGAAAGTGCGCCGAGTCGTCGCGGAGCGCGACATCAGGAGATGTGGACGGTTTGCCCAGATCGACGGGGTCAATTCGAAGGGCGCTCCTCAGCGCTCCTCGACGAGGCAGACCAGGTGGCCGTCGGCGTCGCGGACCACGGCCATCCGGTCGCCCCACGGCCGGGTCTCCGGTGCGTCGACGACCTCGCCGCCCTGCGCCGCCCACGCTTCACACAGCGCGTCCAGCCCCGGGACGGTGAACGTGGCGGCGACGGAGAGGTCGCTCGCCTGGCTCTCCCGTTCGTGGAGGAACACCTCGACACCGTTGCCCGCGGTCAGCATCGCGAAGCCCGGGGTGAGCTCCGCCGGCAGACCGAGGAGGTCGCGGTAGAAGGCCAGGGCCGGTTCCAGGGCGCGGACGGAGATCACCACGCGGGTCAGTGCTGCGGACATGCTGTGCTCCTCTTGCTGGTGGTTTTGCTTGTCGTCAGGCGCTCGGCCACACCCCGGACGTCCCGCGGCGGTGGCTGTCCACCAGGTGCGTGTCCACGATGCCGATGGCTTCCATGAGCGCGTACATGGTGGTGGGCCCGACGAAGTTGAAGCCCTTTTTCTTCAGGGCCTTGGACAGGGCCTTGGACTCGTCCGAGACGGTCGGGACGTCTGCGAACGTGCGCGGCGCCGGCGTTTCGGCAGGCTTGAAGGACCAGACGAAATCCACGAGTCCGCCTTCCTCGCGGAGTGCCACGGTGGCGCGCGCGTTGGCGATGGTGGCCAGGATCTTCGCCCGGTTCCGCACGATGCCGGCGTCCGCCATGAGCCGCTCGCCGTCGTCGTCCGTGAAGGCCGCGACCGCGTCCGGGGAGAAGTCCGCGAACGCGGTCCGGAACGCCGGCCGCTTCCGCAGAATGGTCGCCCACGACAGGCCCGCCTGGAACCCCTCCAGCGAGATCCGCTCGAACAGGCCCTGCTCGTCACGGACGGGCATGCCCCACTCGGTGTCGTAGTACTCGCGCATCATGCCGTCGACGGCGGCCCACGCCGGGCGGCGCAGACCGTCCTCGCACAGCACGGCGCCGCTCGCCGGGGCGCCCTGAGCGGTGGCCTCGCGGGCCGCGGCGGGCTCGAGCGTCTCGGTCATGGCTTCCTCCGGTATGTCAGATCGAACACCATGCGCCCGGCCTCCAGGGCCTTGCGCTCGAAACTCGTCAGGGTCCGGCCTTCGAAGCGCGGGGCCCAGCCGCCCAGCTCGTCGACGCCTTCGTTCGGGCCGGTGTGGCCGGTGCTCACGGGAGCGCGGCCCTCCCGCACGGGTGCGCCGCCCACCACGGTCTCCACGCCGCTCGCCCACACCTGCGTGAGGGGGCTCTCCTCACCGGCGCGCTCGCCGTCGTGCAGATTCTCGAAGTCCGGTGAGGCGTTCACGACGTCCCGTGCGTGCACGGCGTAGTTGGACCAGTCGGTGGCGATCCGCCACAGCCCGCCGGGCTCGAGCGCCTGGGCGACCTGCTCCGCGAACGCCGGCTGGAGCAGACGCCGCTTGTGGTGCTTCGCCTTGTGCCAGGGGTCCGGGAAGAACACCCACACCTGATGCACCGAGCCCGCCGGCAGCATGGTGGTCAGGACCTCGGGGGCGTTCGCCTGGACGACGCGGACGTTCGTCAGGCCGGCCTGCGCGATCTTGACGAGGGTGTTGGCGAGACCCGGCGTGTAGACCTCGACGGCCAGGAAGTCCCATTCGGGGTGCTCCGCCGCGGCGTGGGTGACGGCCTCGCCCAGGCCGGAGCCGACCTCCACCACGAGCGGAGCCTTGCGGCCGAATTCGGCCTCGGCGTCGAAGCGGTAGTCGGGGTGCACCGAGGTGTCGGCGACATGGCGCGGCACGTCCACCACGAAGCGGTCCGCATACTCGTCCCAGGCCTCCTGGCGGCGCCCCTGGAGCCGGGTGCCGCGCCGCACGAAGCTCACGGGGTTGCGCCGGTAGGTCCCGAAGGAGGCCTGGCTGCCTTCGGTGACGGGGCGGTGCGGAGCGCGCGGCTCGGAGGCGGAGGCGCTCTCGGAGGCGTTCGCGGGGTCGGGGGAATCCATGCCGTTCATCGTCTTCCAGAGTACCGGGGAGGGCCGACAGGGATTCATCCGGGGTGGACGTGCCTTGGGCGAGGGGCCGGCGTGTGCAACTATTGCACAGTTGAAGGGAGGCCCCCATGAGTCAGACGGTCCAGCGAGCCATCGACATCCTGGAGTTCTGCAGCGTCCGGCCCCGGACCCTGCTGGAGATCGCGGACATGATCGGCGTGCACCGCACCACGGCGCTGCGCCTCGTGCAGACCCTGGCGGGTGGCGGGCTGATCCGGCGGGACGAGCGGGGCCTTTACGGGGTGGGCTTCCGGCTGGCCGCCCTGGCCGACTCGGCGCTCCGACAGTTCGATCTGCGCACCATGGTGCACCCGTTCATCCTGGACCTGAGCGAACGCGTCGGGCAGACCGTGCAGTTCGCCGTCCCCGACGGCGACGCGGTGGTCTACGTCGACAAGATCGAACCGGCCGACTCGATCCACCTCGACACCCGCATCGGCGGGCAGGTGGTGGTGCAGACCGCCGGGGTGAGCAAGGCGCTGCTGGCCTTCATGGACCCGGAACAGAGGGACCGGATCGTGGACGGGATCACCTTCCGGCCCTTCACCTCCTCCTCGATCACCTCGCGTGAGGAATTCCTGCGCCGCCTGGACGAGGTGCGGGACACCGGCTGGGCCTACGACGACGGCGAGTACGAGGAGATCTCCAACTGCATCGCCGCCCCGGTCTGGAACCACGCGGGGACCGCGGCCGGCGCCATCTCGATCACCGCCATCAAGTCCCAGATGGACCTGACCCGGTTGCGGGAACTGCTCCCGGATCTGCTGGAGACCGCCCGCGCCGTGTCCGAGTCGCTCGGCTGGAGCCCGACGGCGTCCTGAGCGGGCGTCCTCGCTGACTCCGCGACAGGGTGACTGAGCGATGAGGCGGCCGGGTGACGACGACGGCGACGCCCCGCACGGTGGTGGGGGCGCCGCCGTGCGGAGCGCCGCCGTCGTCGTCACTCGGCGTGTTCGCGCGGCCCGGTCAGTAGGGTGGCTCGGTGAGCGCGCCGATCCGGAGCAGGACGTTGCCGAAGCGGCGGGTGTCACCCGTGATGATCGCCAGGGCCAGGTCCTCGGAGCGGGCGAGCCGGTAGAAGTCCTCGCGGCTCACGAGCTCCGGAGGGACGCCGAGCAGGGTCCGCACCTCGTCCTGCACGGGGCTCGGCAGCGCGTCCTCGGAGGGGCGGATCTGCGTGGCGTGCTCGACCGGGATCACGCCCCGGACCACGTCCAGCACCTCCGGCACCGTGGGGGTCCCCGCGGTCAGGGCCAGGTGGACCGTCGGGGTTCCGGCGGCCACGGCGGTGGAGGCCGCGTAGTTGAGGTCCGCGATCAGCACGGTCGACTTGTGGCCCGCGCCCGCCAGGGCCGCCAGGACGACGGGGTGTTTGAGAGGTCCGCGGATCATCGGACGTACTGACCCCCGTTGATGTCGATCACCGTTCCCGTGACGAAAGCGGATCCCTCCCCGGCGAGCCAGAGCACGGCGTCCGCCACGTCGTCGGGGACGCCCGCCCGGCCCGCAGGGATGGTGGCGATGGTCGCGTTCTTCGAGTCCGCCGTCGTGAAGGTGTCATGGAACGGTGTGGCCTCGATGAAGCCGGGTGCCAGGGCGTTCACCGTGATGCCTTCGGGCGCGACCTCCCGGGCGAGCGAGCGGGTGAAGCCGAAGATCGCGGCTTTGGACGTCGCGTAGGCGAGGGCGCCGGGATGCCCGCCGTTGTGCCCGGCCAGGGAAGCGATGTTGATGATGCGGCCGCGGCCCTGGGGCAGCAGGGGCTTCAGGTGGTGGGTGATCAGGAACGTGGTGTCCAGGTTGACGCTGAGGATGCGGTGCCACAGGTCCAGATCCAGTTCGCGGAGCGTGGCGCGCTGCACCAGGCCGCCGGCGTTGTTGACCAGGACGTCCAGCCGGCCGAACTCCCGGCTGACGGCGTCCGCCAGGTTCTTCACCTGGGCTTCATCCGTGGCGTCGACCTGGAGAGCCAGGGGTTCCGCTCCGGACAGCGCCCGGAGTTCGTCCAGGAGCGAGTCCTCCGGGGCGTGGCTGCGATAGGTGAGGGCCACCCGGGCTCCGGCGCGGGCCAGGGACAGGGCGATCCCGCGTCCGATCCCGATGCTTCCTCCGGTGACGAGGGCGGTGGCGCCGGCGAGGTGCTGCGTGGTCATGGTTTCCTCCAGATGGTGTTTCACGGGGTGGTCTGCGGGATGCGGGAGTTGCCCTCCGGCCGCCGGTTCGCGTAGGCGTACACGAGCACGGCGGTCAGGGTGAGGCAACCGGCCAGGAAGGTGAGGGCGAGCTGATCGCTCCCGGTGGCCTGCTTGATGAGGCCCACCAGGTACGGGGCGACGAAGCCGCCGACGTTGCCCAGGGAGTTCATGAGGCCCAGGGCCGCGGCCGCCGTCGCGCCGGCGAACGCCGCGGACGGGATGGACAGGAAGGGCGCGCCGGCCGAGAAGATCCCGACGGCGGCCACGGACAGCGCGGCCATGGCCCAGGCCGCGTTCACGGGCAGGAGATACGCCGCGCCGAGCAGGCCGACGGCTGCGAGCACCATGCTGAGCGACGCGTGCAGGGCCCGCCGTCCGGTGCGGTCCGCGCGCTTCGCCCACCAGTACACGAAGGGGATGGCGACGGCGTACGGGATCATGACCAGGAGGCCGAGCGTGGTGTTGTCCTTGACGCCCAGGCCCTTGACGATGGTCGGCAGCCACAGGCCGAGACCGTAGATGCCGCAGACCATGCCGAAGTTGAGTAGGCCGTATGCCCAGGCCCGCGGTTCGCGGAGTCCCTGAAGGAACGAGTGCTTGCCCGGGAGGGCCTTGGCCGCGTACTCGGCTTCCATGGTGGAGGTGAGCCAGGCCTTCTCGTCCGGGGCCAGCCAGCGGGCCTCGGACGGGCGGTCGGTCAGGAGCCGCGGCACGAAGACACCCAGCACCACGGCCGGGACGCCTTCGATGATGAACATCCACTGCCAGCCGGTGAGCCCGAGGAACCCGTCCAGGTTCAGGAGCGAGGCGGACAGCGGGGCACCGAGCGCGTTGGCCACGGGCTGAGCCAGGATGAACAGGCCCAGGACGGCCGCTCGCTGAGCCGTGGGGAACCAGAGGGTGAAGTAGAACAGCACGGCGGGGAAGAACCCGGCCTCCGCGGCGCCGAGCAGGAACCGTGCCGTGTAGAAGGACGGTTCGTTCCAGACGAAGGCCATGGCGGTCGCCAGGATGCCCCAGCTGATCAGGATCCTGGCGATCCAGCGCCGGGCCCCGAAACGGTACATGCCCGCGTTGCTGGGGATCTCCATCAGGACGTAGCCGATGAAGAAGATTCCTGCTCCCAGGCCGTAGGCGGCGTCGTTGATGCCGAGGTCGTGGGTGAGTGGTCCTTTGGCGAATCCGACGTTGTTCCGGTCCAGGAAGGCGATCAGATACAGGAGGACGATCAGCGGGACGATGCGCCACCGGACCTTCCTCAGGGTCCTTTCCGGCAGGGATCCAGGATCCGGCCGACGGGTGGCGGAAGCGTTCTCCGGCACTGGGATGTTCATGATGACTCCTCGCTTCATTGCGCGGTCTCTGATGAGGCCTACATCACAGTAGCGATATCTGCACTACGTGTGCAAGATGTGCACAAGAGGTTTTTGGAGGAGGTGATTCCGGCTCGCGCTCGCCGGGTCTGTTCGCCGGGCCCGCGAAACAGTGAGTTTCCGCCGAAACCGTGTAGTAAACACGCTGTTTCGGCGGAAACTCACTGTTTCGGCAGGGAGGACCACAATGGATACCGTGCACACGCAGACCATGACCCCAGCCCCCAGCCGTACCCGTCTCGCATTCCTGGGGGTCTGTCTGGTGCTGATCGGTCTGAATCTGCGCACCGTG
This portion of the Arthrobacter woluwensis genome encodes:
- a CDS encoding VOC family protein, whose protein sequence is MSAALTRVVISVRALEPALAFYRDLLGLPAELTPGFAMLTAGNGVEVFLHERESQASDLSVAATFTVPGLDALCEAWAAQGGEVVDAPETRPWGDRMAVVRDADGHLVCLVEER
- a CDS encoding DNA-3-methyladenine glycosylase I, producing the protein MTETLEPAAAREATAQGAPASGAVLCEDGLRRPAWAAVDGMMREYYDTEWGMPVRDEQGLFERISLEGFQAGLSWATILRKRPAFRTAFADFSPDAVAAFTDDDGERLMADAGIVRNRAKILATIANARATVALREEGGLVDFVWSFKPAETPAPRTFADVPTVSDESKALSKALKKKGFNFVGPTTMYALMEAIGIVDTHLVDSHRRGTSGVWPSA
- a CDS encoding MFS transporter; amino-acid sequence: MNIPVPENASATRRPDPGSLPERTLRKVRWRIVPLIVLLYLIAFLDRNNVGFAKGPLTHDLGINDAAYGLGAGIFFIGYVLMEIPSNAGMYRFGARRWIARILISWGILATAMAFVWNEPSFYTARFLLGAAEAGFFPAVLFYFTLWFPTAQRAAVLGLFILAQPVANALGAPLSASLLNLDGFLGLTGWQWMFIIEGVPAVVLGVFVPRLLTDRPSEARWLAPDEKAWLTSTMEAEYAAKALPGKHSFLQGLREPRAWAYGLLNFGMVCGIYGLGLWLPTIVKGLGVKDNTTLGLLVMIPYAVAIPFVYWWAKRADRTGRRALHASLSMVLAAVGLLGAAYLLPVNAAWAMAALSVAAVGIFSAGAPFLSIPSAAFAGATAAAALGLMNSLGNVGGFVAPYLVGLIKQATGSDQLALTFLAGCLTLTAVLVYAYANRRPEGNSRIPQTTP
- a CDS encoding IclR family transcriptional regulator, which gives rise to MSQTVQRAIDILEFCSVRPRTLLEIADMIGVHRTTALRLVQTLAGGGLIRRDERGLYGVGFRLAALADSALRQFDLRTMVHPFILDLSERVGQTVQFAVPDGDAVVYVDKIEPADSIHLDTRIGGQVVVQTAGVSKALLAFMDPEQRDRIVDGITFRPFTSSSITSREEFLRRLDEVRDTGWAYDDGEYEEISNCIAAPVWNHAGTAAGAISITAIKSQMDLTRLRELLPDLLETARAVSESLGWSPTAS
- a CDS encoding RbsD/FucU domain-containing protein, with amino-acid sequence MIRGPLKHPVVLAALAGAGHKSTVLIADLNYAASTAVAAGTPTVHLALTAGTPTVPEVLDVVRGVIPVEHATQIRPSEDALPSPVQDEVRTLLGVPPELVSREDFYRLARSEDLALAIITGDTRRFGNVLLRIGALTEPPY
- the trmB gene encoding tRNA (guanosine(46)-N7)-methyltransferase TrmB, which produces MDSPDPANASESASASEPRAPHRPVTEGSQASFGTYRRNPVSFVRRGTRLQGRRQEAWDEYADRFVVDVPRHVADTSVHPDYRFDAEAEFGRKAPLVVEVGSGLGEAVTHAAAEHPEWDFLAVEVYTPGLANTLVKIAQAGLTNVRVVQANAPEVLTTMLPAGSVHQVWVFFPDPWHKAKHHKRRLLQPAFAEQVAQALEPGGLWRIATDWSNYAVHARDVVNASPDFENLHDGERAGEESPLTQVWASGVETVVGGAPVREGRAPVSTGHTGPNEGVDELGGWAPRFEGRTLTSFERKALEAGRMVFDLTYRRKP
- a CDS encoding SDR family NAD(P)-dependent oxidoreductase, with protein sequence MTTQHLAGATALVTGGSIGIGRGIALSLARAGARVALTYRSHAPEDSLLDELRALSGAEPLALQVDATDEAQVKNLADAVSREFGRLDVLVNNAGGLVQRATLRELDLDLWHRILSVNLDTTFLITHHLKPLLPQGRGRIINIASLAGHNGGHPGALAYATSKAAIFGFTRSLAREVAPEGITVNALAPGFIEATPFHDTFTTADSKNATIATIPAGRAGVPDDVADAVLWLAGEGSAFVTGTVIDINGGQYVR